From Nocardia sp. NBC_00416:
ATACCGTGATGGCCGAGGGCGGCTGCGCGGCGGCAATGGGCAATGCCAACGAAAAGGACACCTGGGAAACCCATTTCCGCGACACCATGCGCGGCGGGAAGTTCCTGAACAACTGGCGGATGGCCGAACTACATGCCCGGGAGGCGCCCGACCGGGTGTGGGAGCTGGAAACCTACGGCGCCCTGTTCGACCGGACCCCCGACGGCAGGATCAGCCAGCGCAACTTCGGCGGCCACACCTATCCCCGGCTCGCCCACGTCGGGGACCGCACCGGGCTCGAGTTGATCCGCACCATGCAGCAGAAGATCGTCTCGCTGCAGCAGGAGGACTACGCGGAAACCGGTGACTACGAGTCGCGGATCAAGGTTTTCGCCGAGTGCACGATCACCGATCTGCTCAAGGACGGTGATCGGATCAGCGGCGCCTTCGGCTACTGGCGCGAATCCGGTCGATTCATCCTGTTCGAGACCCCCGCGGTCGTTCTGGCCACCGGCGGTATCGGCAAGTCCTACAAGGTGACCTCGAACTCCTGGGAGTACACCGGCGACGGGCACGCGCTGGCGCTGCGCGCGGGGGCGCGCCTGATCAATATGGAGTTCCTGCAGTTCCACCCGACCGGGATGGTGTGGCCGCCGAGCGTGAAGGGGATCCTGGTCACCGAGGGCGTCCGCGGCGACGGCGGAGTCCTCAAGAACACCGACGACAAACGGTTCATGTTCGACTACATCCCCGCGGTCTTCAAGGGCCAGTACGCCGAGAGCGAGGAAGAGGCCGATCAGTGGTTGCGGGACAACGATTCCGCTCGCCGCACGCCTGACCTGCTGCCACGCGACGAGGTGGCCCGGGCGATCAACGAGGAGGTCAAGGCTGGTCGGGGAACCGAACACGGCGGTGTCTACCTGGATATCGCCTCCCGGCTGACACCGGAGGAGATCGTTCGCCGGCTGCCGTCCATGCACCACCAGTTCAAGGAACTGGCCGATGTCGACATCACCAAGGAACCGATGGAGGTGGGCCCCACCTGCCATTACGTGATGGGCGGTATCGAGGTCGATCCGGACACCGGCGCGGCTCAGGTCCCCGGCCTGTTCGCCGCGGGTGAATGTTCAGGCGGTATGCACGGTTCCAATCGTCTCGGCGGTAACTCCCTGTCCGACCTGCTGGTTTTCGGTCGACGTGCCGGGCTCGGGGCGGCCGAGTACGTCGAGCGGCTCCCCGGCCGCCCGGCTGTCGCCGATACCGATATCGCCGCGGCCGCCCAGCTGGCGCTCGCTCCGTTCGACCCGCCCGAGGGCGGTTCCGGCGAGAACCCGTACACCCTGCACACCGATCTCCAGCAGACCATGAACGATCTGGTGGGGATCATCCGCAAAGAGCAGGAGGTCCGCGAAGCGATCACCCGTCTCGACGCGCTGCGGGATCGGTTCGAACACGTCACCATCGAAGGTCACCGGCAATTCAATCCGGGCTGGCATCTGGCACTCGATATGCGGAACATGCTGGTGGTCAGCCAGTGTGTGGCGCAGGCCGCGCTGCTGCGCACCGAGAGCCGCGGTGGACACACCCGCGACGACCATCCGGGGATGGATCCGCAGTGGCGGAACAAACTCCTCGTCTGCACGGTGGGCGACGACGGAGTCTCCGGAGTACCGGATATCTCGGTGACGGTGCAGGACCAGACACCCATGCGCTCGGAACTACTCGCCCTTTTCGACTTCGGCGAGTTGGAAAAGTACTACACCCCAGCCGAACTCGCGGGCCACCCGGCCGCGGCGGACGACGCCGCGGCGGGGTCGACCCCGGTCAGCGGCGAACCGGACAGCAAGGAGGCGTGAGCCGATGAGTTACGACGCCGAGTTCCGCGTATGGCGCGGCGATACCGAGGGCGGCGAACTGCAGGATTTCACGGTCCCGGTGCACGAGGGCGAAGTGGTTCTCGACATCATCCACCGGCTGCAGGCCACTCAGGCATCCGATCTCGCGGTCCGCTGGAACTGCAAAGCGGGAAAGTGCGGTTCGTGTTCGGCGGAGGTGAACGGAAAACCGCGCCTGCTGTGCATGACCCGCATGTCCACCTTCACACCCGAAGACGTTGTCACAGTGACGCCACTTCGCACCTTCCCGGTGATACGCGATCTGGTGACCGATGTGTCCTACAACTATCAGAAGGCGCGGGAGATACCGTCGTTCACGCCGCCGCCGGATCTGAAGCCCGGTGACTACCGTATGCAGCAGGTGGATGTGCAGCGGTCGCAGGAGTTCCGCAAGTGCATCGAATGCTTTCTGTGCCAGAACACCTGCCATGTGGTACGCGACCACGACGAGAACAAGGACGCTTTCGCCGGGCCCCGCTACCTGATGCGGATCGCCGAGCTGGAGATGCATCCACTGGATGTGGCCGATCGCCGGGACGCGGCGCAGGAGGAACACGGACTCGGCTACTGCAATATCACCAAATGCTGTACCGAGGTCTGCCCGGAAAACATCAAGATCACCGATAATGCGCTGATCCCGATGAAGGAGCGAGTCGCCGACCGGAAATACGATCCGATCGTCTGGCTCGGCAACA
This genomic window contains:
- a CDS encoding fumarate reductase/succinate dehydrogenase flavoprotein subunit, whose translation is MPEVERHTYDVVVIGAGGAGLRAVIEAREHGLKVAVVCKSLFGKAHTVMAEGGCAAAMGNANEKDTWETHFRDTMRGGKFLNNWRMAELHAREAPDRVWELETYGALFDRTPDGRISQRNFGGHTYPRLAHVGDRTGLELIRTMQQKIVSLQQEDYAETGDYESRIKVFAECTITDLLKDGDRISGAFGYWRESGRFILFETPAVVLATGGIGKSYKVTSNSWEYTGDGHALALRAGARLINMEFLQFHPTGMVWPPSVKGILVTEGVRGDGGVLKNTDDKRFMFDYIPAVFKGQYAESEEEADQWLRDNDSARRTPDLLPRDEVARAINEEVKAGRGTEHGGVYLDIASRLTPEEIVRRLPSMHHQFKELADVDITKEPMEVGPTCHYVMGGIEVDPDTGAAQVPGLFAAGECSGGMHGSNRLGGNSLSDLLVFGRRAGLGAAEYVERLPGRPAVADTDIAAAAQLALAPFDPPEGGSGENPYTLHTDLQQTMNDLVGIIRKEQEVREAITRLDALRDRFEHVTIEGHRQFNPGWHLALDMRNMLVVSQCVAQAALLRTESRGGHTRDDHPGMDPQWRNKLLVCTVGDDGVSGVPDISVTVQDQTPMRSELLALFDFGELEKYYTPAELAGHPAAADDAAAGSTPVSGEPDSKEA
- a CDS encoding succinate dehydrogenase/fumarate reductase iron-sulfur subunit; this translates as MSYDAEFRVWRGDTEGGELQDFTVPVHEGEVVLDIIHRLQATQASDLAVRWNCKAGKCGSCSAEVNGKPRLLCMTRMSTFTPEDVVTVTPLRTFPVIRDLVTDVSYNYQKAREIPSFTPPPDLKPGDYRMQQVDVQRSQEFRKCIECFLCQNTCHVVRDHDENKDAFAGPRYLMRIAELEMHPLDVADRRDAAQEEHGLGYCNITKCCTEVCPENIKITDNALIPMKERVADRKYDPIVWLGNKLFRR